The Amycolatopsis umgeniensis DNA segment GGACATGACGCTGGTGCGGAGCAGCCGGCGTGTTCGCTCCTCGTGAGTGGTGAGGACGGTTGGAACGGACCCGTATCTACCTCCCTACGCCTTACCTGCACGAGAGCGACGGTCGCGCAGCCACGACGTCGACGATGAAGGAATCGGGACGTTGACTGTCCCAATTCCTTCATCAACGTGGGCCGCTCCAGGTGGGTATGCAAATACCGATCCGCTAAAGCCGCCCTCGCCACTCCCGTTCGATCATCCGCAGGAGCGCGGGGTAGACGAACAGGTACCGGAACGGCTTGATGAACCCCATGTACGCCCGGCCGAACCGTCCGTTGGGTTTGACCAGCACCGCCATCTGACCGCGATACCGGCCGGGCCCGTCCTCGATCCACGCGAGATGCAGGACGCCGTGCATGGTCCGGTTCGCCATCTCGGCGGCGAATTCGTCGTCGAGCCGGTACAGCGGCGTGAACGGCAGCCAGTCCTCGTCCGGTCCCGTCAGTGTGTCGCGCAGGTCTTCGGGCAGCCGATCCCGCAGCGAGCCGACCCGGGTGTCGAGACCGGAGTCGCGACCGTCCAGCCTGAGCAGTGCGCCGAGTTTCCAGCGCAGCGACCAGAGTGCGCGGACGATCAGCGGTGCCCCGTCCGGGAAGTCGCCCGAAGAGAACTGCTTCACCAGCTTGGCGAAGTCGTCCGGCCCGCCGGGCGTTTCCAGCGCCCAGACGTCTTCGAGGTCGAAGTCCCCGGCGACCTCGTGGATCCGCCAAGACCGCGTCGTGTGGGCCGTGTTCGCGAGTTTCATACCGATACCAGCTGGACGATCTCGCGCGGGCGGACTTCGCGGTCGTCGAAGGCGACATCCACGTCCGCGGATCCCAATGCTCGCATCGAAGCCGCCTGTGCCGCCTCGGATTCCCAGCGCACGATCGACACCACGGCGTCGCCGGCGGCGGTGACCCAGCATTCGGCGGCGAGGCAGCCCGGAGTGGAGCGCAAGGCCTCGGCGACGCGCTGGACGCGCGCGACGAAGGTGTCGTGATGGTCGGTGTGCGGGTAGTGCGTGGCCACGAATCCGACAGTCATGTCGTTGTTTCCTCCCGGTGAACTCCGCCATCTATACGGTAGCGTATATATCGTCGTCCTGGTGCCGGGGTGACGGGGGATACGGTGATCACATGG contains these protein-coding regions:
- a CDS encoding DUF2867 domain-containing protein, with the translated sequence MKLANTAHTTRSWRIHEVAGDFDLEDVWALETPGGPDDFAKLVKQFSSGDFPDGAPLIVRALWSLRWKLGALLRLDGRDSGLDTRVGSLRDRLPEDLRDTLTGPDEDWLPFTPLYRLDDEFAAEMANRTMHGVLHLAWIEDGPGRYRGQMAVLVKPNGRFGRAYMGFIKPFRYLFVYPALLRMIEREWRGRL
- a CDS encoding antibiotic biosynthesis monooxygenase, which produces MTVGFVATHYPHTDHHDTFVARVQRVAEALRSTPGCLAAECWVTAAGDAVVSIVRWESEAAQAASMRALGSADVDVAFDDREVRPREIVQLVSV